A region of Zootoca vivipara chromosome 15, rZooViv1.1, whole genome shotgun sequence DNA encodes the following proteins:
- the LOC118097138 gene encoding indoleamine 2,3-dioxygenase 2 isoform X3: MEIAHSLPHLIENHQLRSQVNKMPLLSSQYLKGHRELYLAHLVLSYITMGYVWQDGEKGTAKVLPQNLAIPFVEISRVLGLPPILVHADFVLVNWKKRNPCGPLEIENLEPIICLPGGASLKGFILVTFLVEKAAAPGIKAVSQVVNGMLQPDNRILEEALQDVASSLRDMARVLKKMHDYVDPAIFYGVIRIFFSGWKDNPALPEGLIYEGVSDKPLVYSGGSAAQSTTLHTFDELLGIQHSRESTTFLHRMREYMPPHHQAFIEEIQSLPPLRSHVLSSGKEELCSAYNMCVAALSDLRTYHIAMVTKYIISAAHNAKAKPSESTFPNPPSFLEERGTGGSGVLSFLKSVRNTTKEAIITF, encoded by the exons ATGGAGATCGCTCACAGCCTGCCTCACCttattgagaaccatcaacttcGCTCACAGGTGAACAAG ATGCCTCTGCTAAGCAGCCAGTATCTCAAAGGACACAGAGAACTGTATCTAGCCCACTTGGTCCTCAGCTACATCACAATGGGCTACGTTTGGCAGGATGGTGAAAAAGGGACTGCAAAG GTCTTGCCACAAAACCTTGCCATCCCCTTCGTGGAGATTTCTCGGGTGTTAGGATTGCCTCCAATCCTGGTTCATGCAGATTTTGTTTTAGTAaactggaagaaaagaaatcctTGTGG GCCTCTAGAAATTGA GAATCTGGAACCCATCATTTGCTTGCCTGGTGGAGCAAGCCTAAAGGGCTTCATTCTCGTCACTTTTCTGGTTGAGAAAGCTGCTGCACCTGGGATCAAG GCAGTGTCACAGGTGGTTAATGGCATGCTTCAGCCTGACAATAGAATCCTGGAAGAAGCACTACAGGATGTGGCAAGCAGTCTCAGAGACATGGCCAGGGTGTTGAAGAAAATGCATG ATTACGTGGATCCTGCAATATTCTACGGTGTGATACGGATCTTCTTTTCTGG ATGGAAGGACAACCCTGCCCTGCCAGAAGGGCTGATCTATGAGGGGGTCTCTGACAAGCCTCTGGTGTACTCTGGGGGGAGTGCAGCACAAAGCACCACACTGCACACCTTTGACGAACTTCTCGGAATCCAGCATAGTAGGGAAAGCA CGACATTTTTGCACAGAATGAGGGAGTACATGCCCCCTCACCATCAGGCCTTCATTGAGGAAATCCAATCCCTTCCCCCGCTGAGGAGTCATGTGCTATCCTCTGGCAAGGAGGAACTCTGTTCTGCATATAACATGTGTGTGGCAGCCCTTTCTGACTTGAGGACCTACCACATTGCCATGGTTACCAAGTACATCATTTCAGCAGCTCACAACGCCAAAGCGAAGCCAAGTGAATCCACTTTTCCAAACCCGCCATCTTTCCTGGAAGAGAGAGGGACAGGTGGCTCCGGGGTTCTGAGCTTCCTCAAGAGTGTCCGGAACACGACAAAAGAAGCaattataactttttaa
- the LOC118097138 gene encoding indoleamine 2,3-dioxygenase 2 isoform X1, producing MMEVNPECAKEKLPFMLRRFHISEDFGFLLPNPLKDLPPFYSPWMEIAHSLPHLIENHQLRSQVNKMPLLSSQYLKGHRELYLAHLVLSYITMGYVWQDGEKGTAKVLPQNLAIPFVEISRVLGLPPILVHADFVLVNWKKRNPCGPLEIENLEPIICLPGGASLKGFILVTFLVEKAAAPGIKAVSQVVNGMLQPDNRILEEALQDVASSLRDMARVLKKMHDYVDPAIFYGVIRIFFSGWKDNPALPEGLIYEGVSDKPLVYSGGSAAQSTTLHTFDELLGIQHSRESTTFLHRMREYMPPHHQAFIEEIQSLPPLRSHVLSSGKEELCSAYNMCVAALSDLRTYHIAMVTKYIISAAHNAKAKPSESTFPNPPSFLEERGTGGSGVLSFLKSVRNTTKEAIITF from the exons ATGATGGAGGTGAACCCTGAGTGCGCGAAAGAGAAGCTGCCATTCATGTTGAGGAGATTCCATATTTCTGAAGATTTTGGCTTCCTTCTTCCGAATCCACTG AAAGATCTTCCTCCTTTCTATAGCCCTTGGATGGAGATCGCTCACAGCCTGCCTCACCttattgagaaccatcaacttcGCTCACAGGTGAACAAG ATGCCTCTGCTAAGCAGCCAGTATCTCAAAGGACACAGAGAACTGTATCTAGCCCACTTGGTCCTCAGCTACATCACAATGGGCTACGTTTGGCAGGATGGTGAAAAAGGGACTGCAAAG GTCTTGCCACAAAACCTTGCCATCCCCTTCGTGGAGATTTCTCGGGTGTTAGGATTGCCTCCAATCCTGGTTCATGCAGATTTTGTTTTAGTAaactggaagaaaagaaatcctTGTGG GCCTCTAGAAATTGA GAATCTGGAACCCATCATTTGCTTGCCTGGTGGAGCAAGCCTAAAGGGCTTCATTCTCGTCACTTTTCTGGTTGAGAAAGCTGCTGCACCTGGGATCAAG GCAGTGTCACAGGTGGTTAATGGCATGCTTCAGCCTGACAATAGAATCCTGGAAGAAGCACTACAGGATGTGGCAAGCAGTCTCAGAGACATGGCCAGGGTGTTGAAGAAAATGCATG ATTACGTGGATCCTGCAATATTCTACGGTGTGATACGGATCTTCTTTTCTGG ATGGAAGGACAACCCTGCCCTGCCAGAAGGGCTGATCTATGAGGGGGTCTCTGACAAGCCTCTGGTGTACTCTGGGGGGAGTGCAGCACAAAGCACCACACTGCACACCTTTGACGAACTTCTCGGAATCCAGCATAGTAGGGAAAGCA CGACATTTTTGCACAGAATGAGGGAGTACATGCCCCCTCACCATCAGGCCTTCATTGAGGAAATCCAATCCCTTCCCCCGCTGAGGAGTCATGTGCTATCCTCTGGCAAGGAGGAACTCTGTTCTGCATATAACATGTGTGTGGCAGCCCTTTCTGACTTGAGGACCTACCACATTGCCATGGTTACCAAGTACATCATTTCAGCAGCTCACAACGCCAAAGCGAAGCCAAGTGAATCCACTTTTCCAAACCCGCCATCTTTCCTGGAAGAGAGAGGGACAGGTGGCTCCGGGGTTCTGAGCTTCCTCAAGAGTGTCCGGAACACGACAAAAGAAGCaattataactttttaa
- the LOC118097138 gene encoding indoleamine 2,3-dioxygenase 2 isoform X2, producing the protein MMEVNPECAKEKLPFMLRRFHISEDFGFLLPNPLKDLPPFYSPWMEIAHSLPHLIENHQLRSQMPLLSSQYLKGHRELYLAHLVLSYITMGYVWQDGEKGTAKVLPQNLAIPFVEISRVLGLPPILVHADFVLVNWKKRNPCGPLEIENLEPIICLPGGASLKGFILVTFLVEKAAAPGIKAVSQVVNGMLQPDNRILEEALQDVASSLRDMARVLKKMHDYVDPAIFYGVIRIFFSGWKDNPALPEGLIYEGVSDKPLVYSGGSAAQSTTLHTFDELLGIQHSRESTTFLHRMREYMPPHHQAFIEEIQSLPPLRSHVLSSGKEELCSAYNMCVAALSDLRTYHIAMVTKYIISAAHNAKAKPSESTFPNPPSFLEERGTGGSGVLSFLKSVRNTTKEAIITF; encoded by the exons ATGATGGAGGTGAACCCTGAGTGCGCGAAAGAGAAGCTGCCATTCATGTTGAGGAGATTCCATATTTCTGAAGATTTTGGCTTCCTTCTTCCGAATCCACTG AAAGATCTTCCTCCTTTCTATAGCCCTTGGATGGAGATCGCTCACAGCCTGCCTCACCttattgagaaccatcaacttcGCTCACAG ATGCCTCTGCTAAGCAGCCAGTATCTCAAAGGACACAGAGAACTGTATCTAGCCCACTTGGTCCTCAGCTACATCACAATGGGCTACGTTTGGCAGGATGGTGAAAAAGGGACTGCAAAG GTCTTGCCACAAAACCTTGCCATCCCCTTCGTGGAGATTTCTCGGGTGTTAGGATTGCCTCCAATCCTGGTTCATGCAGATTTTGTTTTAGTAaactggaagaaaagaaatcctTGTGG GCCTCTAGAAATTGA GAATCTGGAACCCATCATTTGCTTGCCTGGTGGAGCAAGCCTAAAGGGCTTCATTCTCGTCACTTTTCTGGTTGAGAAAGCTGCTGCACCTGGGATCAAG GCAGTGTCACAGGTGGTTAATGGCATGCTTCAGCCTGACAATAGAATCCTGGAAGAAGCACTACAGGATGTGGCAAGCAGTCTCAGAGACATGGCCAGGGTGTTGAAGAAAATGCATG ATTACGTGGATCCTGCAATATTCTACGGTGTGATACGGATCTTCTTTTCTGG ATGGAAGGACAACCCTGCCCTGCCAGAAGGGCTGATCTATGAGGGGGTCTCTGACAAGCCTCTGGTGTACTCTGGGGGGAGTGCAGCACAAAGCACCACACTGCACACCTTTGACGAACTTCTCGGAATCCAGCATAGTAGGGAAAGCA CGACATTTTTGCACAGAATGAGGGAGTACATGCCCCCTCACCATCAGGCCTTCATTGAGGAAATCCAATCCCTTCCCCCGCTGAGGAGTCATGTGCTATCCTCTGGCAAGGAGGAACTCTGTTCTGCATATAACATGTGTGTGGCAGCCCTTTCTGACTTGAGGACCTACCACATTGCCATGGTTACCAAGTACATCATTTCAGCAGCTCACAACGCCAAAGCGAAGCCAAGTGAATCCACTTTTCCAAACCCGCCATCTTTCCTGGAAGAGAGAGGGACAGGTGGCTCCGGGGTTCTGAGCTTCCTCAAGAGTGTCCGGAACACGACAAAAGAAGCaattataactttttaa